A genomic region of Coriobacteriaceae bacterium contains the following coding sequences:
- the rnpA gene encoding ribonuclease P protein component, translating into MKGTIKSKEDVERLFSQGRRSTSSSMTILVCENEAGTIGRCAFIAGKKLGPAPFRSRCKRVMREVARSLGAPWKGFDVAFLARKPVAHKRHEEIVEQARKSLLKLGVMNERR; encoded by the coding sequence ATGAAGGGCACGATCAAGAGTAAAGAGGATGTGGAGCGTCTCTTCTCACAGGGGAGGCGCTCTACTTCGTCTTCTATGACAATTCTTGTTTGTGAGAATGAAGCAGGGACTATTGGCAGATGTGCTTTTATTGCTGGCAAAAAGCTTGGTCCCGCTCCCTTCAGAAGTCGTTGCAAGCGCGTTATGCGTGAGGTAGCGCGTAGTCTTGGTGCTCCGTGGAAAGGGTTTGATGTCGCGTTCCTTGCGAGAAAACCCGTCGCACACAAGAGGCACGAAGAAATAGTTGAGCAGGCAAGAAAGAGCCTTCTCAAACTAGGAGTCATGAATGAGCGCAGGTAA
- the rpmH gene encoding 50S ribosomal protein L34: MKRTYQPNKRKRAKCHGFRSRMATRGGRNVLKARRAKGRKCLTV; this comes from the coding sequence ATGAAGCGTACCTATCAGCCCAATAAACGTAAACGCGCAAAATGTCATGGTTTTCGCTCTCGTATGGCCACGCGTGGTGGTCGTAACGTTCTCAAGGCACGCCGTGCAAAGGGTCGTAAGTGCCTGACGGTCTAG